A window of the Sporohalobacter salinus genome harbors these coding sequences:
- a CDS encoding ATP-binding protein — translation MKELSLHILDLVQNSIKAGATEIKIKVIEDLVADQMKILIVDDGKGISDEFLEEVLDPFTTTRTTRKVGLGLPLFQAAAEQCSGGLNISSKEGEGTKVKATFQHSHIDRAPLGDIEETIATIIQGNPNLEIYYRHVINDEEFLFATSDFRKRLEEVPLDEPEVLSFIKEYLSENIEKLKQQNYKD, via the coding sequence GTGAAAGAGTTATCACTACATATTTTAGATTTAGTACAGAATTCCATTAAAGCTGGAGCTACAGAAATAAAAATAAAAGTAATTGAGGATTTGGTGGCTGATCAAATGAAGATTCTGATTGTAGATGATGGTAAAGGAATTTCTGATGAGTTTCTTGAAGAGGTATTAGATCCTTTTACTACAACTAGAACTACTCGAAAAGTAGGATTAGGTTTGCCTCTTTTTCAAGCTGCAGCTGAACAGTGTAGTGGAGGACTTAATATTTCATCTAAAGAGGGGGAAGGTACAAAAGTAAAGGCGACTTTTCAGCATAGTCATATTGATCGTGCACCATTAGGGGATATTGAGGAAACTATTGCAACAATAATTCAAGGAAATCCTAATTTGGAGATCTATTATCGACATGTAATCAATGATGAAGAATTTTTATTTGCTACATCTGATTTTAGAAAGAGATTAGAGGAAGTGCCTCTTGATGAACCAGAGGTACTTAGCTTTATTAAAGAATATTTATCAGAGAATATAGAAAAATTAAAGCAGCAGAATTATAAAGATTGA